The Cryptomeria japonica chromosome 9, Sugi_1.0, whole genome shotgun sequence DNA segment TATTGCTCGAGCTCATGAGGCAATTGACTGCCTACGATcaactgcagaagaagaagaagaagaagcaatctattgaATTTCCAGTTGTCTTGGGGGATATCAtggagatatgcccaggattgGAGGCCGCTGAAAGTGCAGCAAGCGAGTTGGCATTCTACCGCCTACCATTTTACACTTCCAGGGCTCAATATGATCCCTACAGCCAGATTAGGAAGGTTGCCGGTGTCAAATTCATACATAgatttcacttggaggattactgGGCCGGTGCCGAGGATGACTTTGAGGTCCGGAGAAGAATGCACTCCAGACtgcccctcgacaccatcagaATAAGTGAGATCCATCAGGTGCCAGACCAGGTGAAGGAAGACTTAGATTTGATGCAACCTGAATTCGAGAGGATAAAGGATCAACCTATCTTGTTTCCAGATTGGTCGGAGCctgaggtagatgatttgaacattttggctaggccagtgctaaaattcactaagcactggattgacaggCAGACAAGAAAGTTGGTTGAAAACCATGTCCCTTTGACATACCAGCTGATGGGAAATCTGGATTCTCACAGCAAGGCAACTGAAGACTCTTCAGAGGGTTAGGTAGGAAGAGAGGCCCTGATAGACAAAGGAAAAAGTGCCCCAAAGAGGCCAAGGGTAACAAAGACAAAAGATACCCAACAGGAAGTCCTGCGCGAGATTCAGCAGGAAGCCCAACAGGAGAGCCTCCACAAAAGAGAACGAGGACAGGAAGGGAACATTCACCAGTCAGCTCCGCAAGCATGCAAGAAGTAGAAATGTTCCCACATCCCGCAGGCCCACTTCCAGGGAACGTTCCAGCACTTGATATACTTAGCATCAATGCTTCATAGGGCcgtcatcagccaagaagtcagaGACAAGGAATTTCCCCGCATCTGGAAGAGGTTCGCCAGGATAATTTCATAGAGACTATACTTGGCGAAACGGAAGAGGAATCTCAAGAACGAGAGCATGCAGAGGACTACAGCCATTCCATCCCTGCGTCAGATTGGTTGGTAGGCAGATTGGGAAATGAAGCAggaggagagcccaatcctgctcaGGAATTAGAggaattattgaagaggatggatcagcCACCGGAAAGAAAAGCCCCCCGAAAGTTTTCCAAGGTAGTCAGAGAAGAATCCAGAGCCCGGACCTTGCACATTGCTGAACCTGCGGTGGATAAGGATAGGAGTGAGATTAGGCAAGAAGATTACGTCATTAGACAGGtggatcttggccatgcttccaccggTCAAGTAATGGGAGATTTCGACGATTCTTCCTTTGCCATGAAGGAGAAATTGCTGAAGTCAAAAGCAAAATGTAAGCGGCTGAAGGAGGAAAACGGACTTCTATGCGAGTATGTGAGGAGTTTCAAGAAACCCCTCAGGGAAGCAGGTCCTTCATCCACTCCCCCTCCCTTCCTTCCCAAGGAAGTAATTGATGATGCAGAACTTACAAAGGCAATGGCACAGAATTCCCGAGAATGGGTAGAAGATGTTTATGTTGAGGCAGGGAAATTTGTAAAAGATCTAGCTCAGCTCCATTCGAGATTTGTGGCCCTCCTAAGTAGGTTTGAAACGGCAGAAGGACTATGGGAAGATGTTGATGtctaccaagacttaaccatttcccGACTCAGGGCTCTGATGAGGACCCCAAGGCAAACACTGGTAGACGGGAAAGTAATCCAGGAGAATGAAGCCTATGACTTTCCCTGATGGTTCTACACCATCTGTTCAGGGAAGAACACCCTTGATAAATTCAGCATTGATTCCGTCACCTTGAAGGAATCTATCAGAGGGATACAGGAAGAAATCCTCAGTGCCATAGAAGCTTTATTTTCAAGGAAACTCGGCGACGGGGGAATAACAGTGAATTCTTTGAAATCCCAGTTGCATGATTTCTTCTTCGTCGGTTCGTTtcctaaggaacattttgcaaatgtttcttcattttccgGTATGATGAAGAAAACACAGGAAGCCATGGCGGATTGGGAAAGTTTCTTTTTTAGAAGTGAAGAGGAGATTACCTTGATGGAATTCAACATcgagaatgtgccaagtgtctccatcggagaatTGGAGGCCGTCGTTAGTAGGTTCATTGCATACGCCATTAATGAGCGAGATAATGGTCATCCGTTTTTGGACGAAAATCTTTTGACTGAACAATAATGGCATATTTATGGCTGAAGGAAACATTGACTAGGCGCGGGACCGGTCAACACATGCCACCCCAGGATaagggaatcttcttgcatgtcgtCCCCTCATAATGGTTTTATGACGGATTCTTTTTGCATGTCGCCGTCGCTTGGAGAGTGATGGGTATTTATGACGACGTCAGTTATATTCCGGGCATGATCATCATCATGGGCGCTATTTTAGGcactttttaaatttattgtaagtgggcataatgggttatttaatgcagattcccaccttgttgcaccttgagtggggaatctttagggcaaaccctaattagggttttgagtgTAATCTGGgtttgaggcctatataagggggtgaccccctcatttgtaagggggagagactatcgtcagagattgttgctaagagtttttgaagcaaacacttaatacattgttcaattgttggtgtgttgttgtgttgttttGGAACTCGCATGGTCtcgttctcttcatagattagatttgttttcattctattagatgaactggatttgataggatcgcttgttgccaaattcttgctcatacttttggtgtgcagctgattgttgcataccgtgcaaagttagtctgagccccgtTATATGTGTATGTTCAACTTCGATTGTTAGAAGAGATTGTTCTATTTGATGGTTTCTTTTGACGATTTGAAAATCTTTAGCactccccttgaagattgcaccgccttcgtgtaagTTGTGCTTTGCTGGCGAAGCGAAGCGCGGTTGGATTTTGCACAAGTTATCCCGTCTCCTTGTTCCTAGGGTTAGATTACCTTTAGTTTAGTTCCCCTCtaccctattcctatttactttctgcatatttcaaaatctaaaatctaaaactTAGAGCTTTATTGCAAATCATCCGCGTCAATAAATTCTTGAGCTTGCACAAATTTCTTTGACATACGTAAggcccccttggattaccagcaatcatatcagccaactgagtcacatctatagcataaaggaaccttggagtcggttGTCTGATTCTCCAACTATatcagcatgcaatcgtactttgatcaagagagagtgaagtgaccgttgggcaactttattctgtgttggacgccgtcataaaaaacacatcaataggtccCTTCCGGTTGATCTTTATGTTGATGGACCTAATGACGACATCGCTTGGACTGTGGTTGCTCGCAggtggaaggggaagtcttctcccctgcCCCAAACCCCCCCTCATTGGGGTTTGGGTGGCTCTCCCCCCTCTTGAGTGGGGTCTTTTTGTCCTCCGGTTGGATAGGATTCCTTTCCTGTTTGACTGTGTTTGTTTCTAACCGCCTTTGGGCTGTTGTTCTTTTtgccaacatcatctctcttgcTGTTGCTTGTTTTTTGATTGATAGTTTTTTACTATTttaagggtcagcgccctagttgacactgctttactaataaaaaacacataaaaattcaaataagtaaatttcataaattgaatttaaaataaacattgaaatttcataaatttatcttcaacacctccaaattggataaagtaTTGAATACGCTTGTGACATGATGGTTTTTTACAAACATTTGATTCTCCTTACAATTGATGTATATTGTTTTCATCCCCTTTATCTGAGTTCCAAtcttttttatcactgagttaagtGGGTGTACAGTAtatggtgtccaaaaaatgtgttcACACCTCTCCTCAACCAAAGCACCTAGTGCCTCACAATTTTTTGCATCATTCCTTATGACTTGGACAATGTTCTTAGGGACTCAATGAGGATTTTGGAAGTGAAGTTTGCATCTTTAACCTGTCCCTCACAATCGTCTTCACAAACATTCCCCCTTTAGGGAACACTAATGACATTTATTAAAGGATAGTTTTTGCAATCTTTCCATACATTAGAAATGACAGACACTCCTAATTTAGCTTATGAATTTTTGATTGGTTTAAGTGATATCTCTACAATTATTTTCTTTTGCCAATAAGGTTGTGCATACCTTCTCACGCCTAAGCCTTGTGTAACTAGAGGGCATTCAACTGATTGACATCAGCATTTCTCAGTGTTGTGACCTtttacacatcgccccattgagAACGTGGACCCCCTCTTTTCTTGCTTTCTCGtgttggttagtttagggttttggcagcttagtgggcaattttgagttTCCCGTGCCCAAGTCTCGGAATTTTGATGATGCCTATTGTCGTTtaggttttttttgaagttataggatcaagcgcgtaaagttgagattttaaatgatcctagttttgtctaagtgtagacccttTGAGCGTTAATGTGTTTTTGAACATCCACGTCGGTGATTTTAAAGTGCTTAAGGTATTtcaagaccttttggagttgttttctcgctcctagcaAGTTATCCAGTTAATTTTGCACTTTATCTCGATAGGTTTCCTTTTTTTTCACTCAAGTTTTTGGTGGATTTGCCTAAGTCCAgatgagttttattgagttttgaagttgcctagtgattttgagtggaaaaatcatcattttccggatgaaaatccatattTTAAGGGTTAAAAGCTAAGTTACTGGTACGTCACCTTTTTCCCCCAAATCCTGGTACGGTACGTATCTGATTCGGATTCGACCTGGAATCCCTGTGGATTCGGACAGGGTTCTGTTTTTTCCCTCCTGAAACGAATCTGCTTTTTGAGTCACGAATCCTGACGCATCTGCTGTAGACGTGGCGATTCCATTGGGCTTTTTACACGAATTCGTGTCGTGCACGAATTTCAAGGGGTTTTTACTGCCTTTTCACGGGATGTAATCGCGTCGAataagttttaaaatttaaaccCTAAATGCAGTGAAAACGGCAGGCGCGAGGGCACGAAGAAGGCGCAGTGAAAACCGAAAGGTGAAAACGCGAGGGCACAGAGAAGGCGCGCAACGTTGACACAGAGAAGGTTCGAAGGCGTGACAGGAGAAGGTCAGAAGGCGTCATGGGAGGCGCGACGGGAGGCAATACAGGAGATGCAACGACCAGCACGACGGGAGGCAATACGACCAGCACGATAGGAGGCGCAACGGGAGGCAATACGACCAGCACAACCAGTGACGGCACAGGGGCTAAGGAggtaagaaataaaaaaaatttaactctTTTCTATAGTTTGTTAATTGTTTTCAAATgtttgtttattttaatttgtttgttAAAAACTTAAATGTTTATATTTAAAATCTAAAATCATATTtgtctattttaatttttaatttgtttgtttttatttaaaaatttaaaatcataTTATAAAACTAATAGTCTATtttcatatttaaatatatataaataataaaactattttggCATTTTGCTAGTTAAAATATGAATAttcatatttaaaattaaaataatagtaaatagtaaatagtaaaatacaaatcaaaattaaatataatttgtagtattattatttaatttattttaaataggtATATTTTAATTAGTTGTGTAATTTAGTCTTTAgaagtttttaaatatttaaatgttgtAATAGGTTACtttcataattataataatttcactttcaatttaaattaaatttaaatatttaacatttataatctattgtttaatattaaattttaataattattttttaatttgttgtagaaATCATAATGACAACGACTGCTAGCTCTATTCCGCAACGGACTTTCAAAAccgacccaaattcacctttatggaaatatgtcaaattaatagaccaagtaaaaggtggtggaacatttAATTGGATATGCAACTTCTGCAGTGTGAAAAAAACTAGCTCCTACAGTCGtgtcaaagcccatttttgtgCCATTCCCCAACAAGGAATCAAAGCATGACTAGGAAAGGATGGAAATGGGATGTCACCTCAAGAAATAGCAGGATAtattagagagcaagaggaagcagatgcaagagttggtcgtgcctcaaaccatcctttgttgaCAGGAAGAAGTAGATCAAAGAGGCCCCCTACTTCTCCATCTTATAGTAATTTTCCCGATATCGTGGTAGAGAGCCACCCATTCTTGGACCCAATTAGTGAAGAACCTGTTATTGTGAAGAGAAGCAAgggaccattagagagagcatttcagaatgatgctagagagattgcagatcaatccgttggaagatgtctatatgcaaacggtttgtcatttaatgtggtacgatcaccatattggcaggatatgttgagaaaggtaaatgaggctccacaagggtacacagggcttggttatgagaaggtgcgtagcaccttattggcaaaggaggtaaaaaacatagacaatgcattggctcccattagaaattcatggaaacaaacaggtgtgtccatcatttcagatggatggaaggataccaaaaatcggccattaattaatgtaattgcagtgtgccctaaaggggcaatgtttctgaaagctgtggattgcgagggacaggtgaaggatgcacaatttattgctaacatccttatacaatgcattcaggatgtgggacctcaaaatgttgtccaagtaataattgacaatgcaaagaattgtagagttGCAAGTGTGTTGATTGAGACACGGTTTGAAcacatattttggacaccttgtgctgtccactctctcaacctcatgGTACAAAAGATGGGCAGGAAAATACattggatcaaacaaatttatgctgaggctgaagagatccaaatgttcatcacaaaccataacatgtcacaggccattttcagatcattttcacagttggagttgctaaaggtaattgaaacacttcaatttttaaaatctacatttcactttgttaatcattatttttatttttattaatcatgtcttctttgtattctaaattttatttttaatttttgaataggttgCTAAGACTcgatttgcatccaacacaatcgtcttgaggcgacttgtgaaggtgcgagagccacttgctagcatggtaattagtcaaagttggtccctatggaggcaatccaatactgAAAGGGCAACAAATGTAAAGCacatgatcctagatgacacttggtgggatcgagtggaatatcttttgagtttcactgagcccatcatgagtatgatccgttatactgacatggatcacccatgtttgggagaggtatatgatggcattgactcgatgattgagaaaatgaaagccatcatcaatgcaaaagagcaagatcccgaagaaactttcttcaaagaggttcaGACAATTTGTGTTGAGCAGTagaacaaaatgaccaccccactacatcttcttgcatttgcattgactcccaaattttatagtgatgaaatgcttgctaagccatcaagggtaccaccatatagagattcagaagtaagtgaagggtgtaggacagcacttactaaactcttccccgattctgaaatggaggatttaatgacaagtgagtttgctgattttgtagcctccaatggtcaaagtgtttctgctctccgtgacaagtataaaaaggattctcatgcttggtggtacctcaatggccatGCATCACCGaaccttcaaactcttgcaatcaaagttttatcgcaagtaagtttcttaatttttatttgtctctaaatttatattttttactattttataattgtCGCTCTCTCactttgtgtcaattattcaataggttgctagttcctcttcatccgagcgaaattggagcacatactcctttatccactcagtgaaacGCAAC contains these protein-coding regions:
- the LOC131050700 gene encoding uncharacterized protein LOC131050700 yields the protein MTTPLHLLAFALTPKFYSDEMLAKPSRVPPYRDSEVSEGCRTALTKLFPDSEMEDLMTSEFADFVASNGQSVSALRDKYKKDSHAWWYLNGHASPNLQTLAIKVLSQVASSSSSERNWSTYSFIHSVKRNRLAASKAE